A single window of Chryseobacterium shigense DNA harbors:
- a CDS encoding RNA polymerase sigma factor — translation MASKEKEFAQLIKDNQGLIIKVSRLYTNSLEDEEDLFQEIVLQLWRSYDSFKGNSKISTWMYRVALNTAITLFRKKSKSLPTNELDINHRDFVEDDDEKQQQISLLYTVIKTLPNVERAIVMMYLDDLPYKDIAENLGITEVNARVKMNRLKKTLKEQMQKYA, via the coding sequence TTGGCTTCAAAGGAAAAGGAATTTGCGCAGCTTATTAAAGATAATCAGGGCCTGATTATTAAAGTTTCGCGCCTGTATACCAATTCTCTTGAAGATGAAGAAGATCTTTTCCAGGAAATTGTTCTCCAACTCTGGAGAAGCTATGATTCCTTCAAAGGGAACTCTAAAATTTCTACGTGGATGTACCGTGTAGCCCTTAATACAGCCATTACTCTTTTCAGAAAAAAAAGTAAAAGCCTTCCTACGAATGAACTGGACATCAATCACAGGGATTTTGTAGAGGATGATGACGAAAAGCAGCAGCAGATCTCGCTTCTGTACACCGTGATTAAAACGCTTCCCAACGTAGAAAGAGCAATTGTAATGATGTATCTGGATGATTTGCCTTACAAGGATATTGCAGAAAACCTCGGGATTACCGAAGTAAATGCACGTGTGAAAATGAACAGATTAAAGAAAACCCTTAAAGAACAGATGCAAAAATATGCCTGA
- a CDS encoding polyphosphate kinase 2 family protein, translated as MDTNFSDDFLIKGKFSIKKTSTEYKGKLTKEEGEQLLSAEKEKLRELQEKLYADGSKSLLVVLQAMDAAGKDSLIEHVFGGVNPQGCSVTSFKAPSSKEYSHDFIWRHYLALPQKGMIGIFNRSHYESVLVCKVHPEYNLSEKTWSSVKDFDDKFWENRYESIRNFEKHLSQNGTTIVKIFLNVSKDEQKKRLLDRIEEQEKNWKFSAGDLPERALFPQYMEAYEEAINETSKDYAPWYVLPADNKWFARVAAIQIIIDTLEKMDLRYPQIGEKEKAELDEAKKILENE; from the coding sequence ATGGATACTAATTTTTCAGATGATTTCCTGATAAAAGGAAAATTTTCAATAAAAAAGACTTCAACAGAATATAAAGGAAAACTTACAAAAGAAGAAGGAGAACAATTATTAAGTGCGGAAAAAGAAAAGCTACGCGAATTACAGGAAAAACTTTATGCAGATGGCAGCAAGTCTTTGCTTGTAGTACTTCAGGCGATGGATGCGGCAGGAAAAGACAGCTTGATAGAGCATGTTTTCGGAGGTGTAAATCCGCAGGGCTGCAGTGTTACCAGCTTTAAAGCCCCAAGTTCTAAAGAATATTCACACGATTTTATCTGGAGGCATTATCTGGCTTTACCGCAGAAAGGAATGATCGGCATTTTTAACCGGTCTCATTATGAAAGTGTGCTGGTTTGTAAAGTTCATCCAGAATACAACCTCAGTGAGAAAACATGGTCTTCCGTAAAGGATTTTGACGATAAATTCTGGGAAAACAGATATGAAAGCATCCGAAATTTTGAAAAACACCTTTCACAGAATGGAACAACCATCGTTAAAATATTTTTGAATGTTTCCAAGGACGAGCAGAAGAAAAGACTGTTAGACAGAATAGAGGAGCAGGAAAAAAACTGGAAATTCTCTGCTGGGGATCTTCCTGAAAGAGCACTTTTCCCTCAATATATGGAAGCTTATGAAGAAGCTATCAACGAAACTTCAAAAGATTATGCTCCATGGTATGTACTTCCTGCAGACAATAAATGGTTTGCAAGAGTAGCTGCTATACAGATCATTATTGATACCCTTGAAAAGATGGATCTGAGATATCCTCAAATTGGAGAAAAGGAAAAAGCAGAGCTTGATGAAGCTAAAAAGATTCTTGAAAATGAGTAA
- a CDS encoding DUF1573 domain-containing protein, which translates to MKKLIAGIALFGTFALASAQTITFDKTTFDYGTIKPSADGTRFFTVTNTGDKPLILSNVKPSCGCTTPEFSQDPIMPGKSAKIKVGYNTAINGPFNKMIEVFSNDPANSRSVIYIKGNVDANAPEPKPLTAEEQKAAAKAEKKAAKLAKKAAAK; encoded by the coding sequence ATGAAAAAATTAATTGCAGGAATTGCATTATTTGGAACATTTGCATTGGCATCTGCACAAACAATTACGTTTGACAAGACTACTTTCGACTATGGTACTATTAAACCAAGTGCTGATGGTACAAGATTCTTTACAGTAACGAATACAGGTGACAAGCCTCTGATCCTTTCTAACGTAAAGCCTTCTTGCGGATGTACTACGCCTGAGTTCAGCCAGGACCCTATCATGCCAGGAAAGTCTGCTAAGATTAAAGTAGGTTATAACACTGCTATTAACGGACCTTTCAATAAAATGATCGAGGTTTTCTCTAATGACCCCGCCAACAGCAGAAGCGTAATTTACATCAAAGGTAATGTTGACGCTAATGCTCCTGAGCCGAAGCCATTAACAGCTGAAGAACAAAAAGCAGCAGCAAAAGCTGAAAAGAAAGCTGCTAAACTTGCTAAAAAAGCTGCCGCAAAGTAA
- a CDS encoding valine--tRNA ligase, translated as MQISEKYNPQETEQKWYNFWMENKYFHSEPNDKPPYTVVIPPPNVTGILHMGHMLNNTIQDVLVRRARMQGFNACWIPGTDHASIATEAKVVAKLKSEGVNKSDITREEFLKHAWEWTDKYGGTILEQLKKLGCSCDWDRTRFTMEEKLSQQVIKSFVDLYNKGLIYRGYRMVNWDPEAKTNISDEEVIFKEQNGKLYFLKYKIEGSEEFLSVATTRPETIFGDTAVCINPNDERYAHLKGKNVIVPIVDRVIPIIEDEYVDIEFGTGALKITPAHDTNDYELGQKHQLKMIDALDDDGNLNEHGLHYAGKNRFDVRKQIAKELEEKDLLLKAEDYVNKVGTSERTGAVIEPKVSVQWFLKMSEIAKPALDVVMDDEVKFYPEKFKNTYKHWMENIRDWNISRQLWWGQQIPAFYYGDGENDFVVAENIEDALALAKEKTGNSSLGISDLKQDEDALDTWFSSWLWPISVFDGLLDPENKDINYYYPTSDLVTGPDIIFFWVARMIMAGLEYRKEVPFKNVYFTGIVRDKIGRKMSKSLGNSPDPLDLIERYGADAVRVGIMMSSAAGNDLKFDSEQIDEEGNVLTEKQIKQRMEEGKDAIYTSPLCDLGRNFGTKIWNAFRLINMWSHEDKLVNSTETQTIEWFENQLNKSISEINDQFGKFRISDALHLIQKLVKDDFCGWYLEAIKPNYGEGISKEVYQKTIYFFEELMKLLHPFMPFLTEELWQTISERNTEDALIIAQQKKEGAFNEEIIKNFETAGELISGVRNYRQTKGISPKETVEIYTNASEFANESVIKKLANVSEIHFGAKTDKPSFTFLVGATEVSIPLSENLDLGEEKKKTEEELKYLKGFLTSVDKKLSNEKFVANAKPEVVEVERQKQKDAQDKIAILEEKLKSL; from the coding sequence ATGCAGATTTCAGAAAAGTACAATCCACAGGAGACTGAACAGAAATGGTACAATTTCTGGATGGAGAACAAATACTTCCATTCAGAGCCTAATGACAAACCACCATATACTGTGGTAATTCCTCCGCCAAACGTAACGGGGATATTACACATGGGACATATGCTGAACAATACCATTCAAGATGTTCTCGTCCGCCGTGCAAGAATGCAGGGCTTTAATGCCTGCTGGATTCCGGGCACAGACCACGCTTCAATTGCCACTGAAGCCAAAGTTGTTGCTAAACTGAAATCCGAAGGAGTCAATAAATCAGATATTACCCGTGAAGAATTTTTAAAGCATGCCTGGGAATGGACCGATAAATATGGAGGAACCATTCTTGAGCAGCTGAAAAAATTAGGTTGTTCATGTGATTGGGACAGAACCCGCTTTACAATGGAAGAAAAACTTTCCCAGCAGGTAATCAAAAGTTTCGTAGATCTATACAATAAAGGATTGATCTACAGAGGCTACAGAATGGTAAATTGGGATCCCGAAGCAAAGACCAATATTTCTGATGAAGAAGTAATCTTTAAAGAACAGAACGGAAAACTGTACTTCCTTAAATATAAAATTGAAGGTTCGGAAGAATTCCTTTCCGTAGCTACCACACGTCCCGAGACTATTTTCGGGGATACAGCGGTATGTATCAATCCTAATGACGAAAGATATGCCCATCTTAAAGGTAAAAATGTAATTGTACCGATTGTAGACAGGGTAATTCCTATTATAGAAGATGAATATGTAGATATAGAATTCGGAACCGGGGCATTGAAAATTACACCGGCCCACGATACCAATGACTATGAGCTAGGACAGAAACATCAGTTGAAAATGATCGATGCTTTGGATGATGACGGAAACCTGAATGAACACGGCTTGCACTACGCAGGTAAAAATAGGTTTGACGTAAGAAAACAGATCGCGAAAGAACTGGAAGAAAAAGATCTTTTGTTAAAAGCAGAAGATTATGTGAACAAAGTAGGAACTTCAGAAAGAACAGGAGCCGTTATTGAACCTAAAGTTTCTGTTCAGTGGTTTTTAAAAATGTCTGAAATTGCCAAGCCGGCTTTGGATGTGGTAATGGATGATGAGGTGAAATTCTATCCTGAGAAGTTTAAAAATACCTACAAGCACTGGATGGAAAACATCCGCGACTGGAATATTTCCCGCCAGCTTTGGTGGGGACAGCAGATCCCTGCATTCTACTACGGAGATGGTGAAAATGATTTTGTAGTTGCGGAAAATATCGAAGATGCTTTGGCTCTGGCTAAAGAAAAAACAGGAAATTCGAGTCTCGGAATATCTGATCTGAAACAGGACGAAGATGCTCTTGATACATGGTTTTCATCATGGTTATGGCCAATATCTGTATTCGATGGTCTGCTTGATCCTGAAAATAAAGATATCAATTATTACTATCCAACTTCCGACCTTGTTACGGGTCCGGATATTATTTTCTTCTGGGTAGCCAGAATGATTATGGCCGGATTGGAATACAGAAAAGAAGTACCGTTCAAAAACGTTTATTTTACGGGGATTGTAAGGGATAAGATTGGCAGAAAAATGTCCAAATCGCTTGGGAATTCACCAGATCCATTAGATTTAATAGAACGTTATGGAGCTGATGCTGTAAGAGTGGGAATTATGATGAGTTCAGCAGCTGGAAATGATTTAAAATTCGATTCTGAGCAAATTGACGAAGAAGGAAATGTTTTAACTGAAAAGCAGATAAAACAAAGGATGGAAGAAGGGAAAGATGCTATTTATACTTCTCCGCTTTGTGACCTGGGAAGAAATTTCGGAACAAAAATTTGGAATGCTTTCCGATTGATCAATATGTGGAGTCATGAAGATAAGCTGGTTAATTCAACCGAAACTCAAACAATAGAATGGTTTGAAAATCAATTGAATAAATCGATTTCTGAAATTAATGACCAATTCGGGAAATTCAGAATTTCAGATGCTTTACATTTAATTCAAAAATTAGTTAAAGACGATTTTTGCGGTTGGTACCTGGAAGCAATCAAACCAAATTATGGAGAAGGAATTTCTAAAGAAGTTTATCAAAAAACAATATATTTCTTTGAAGAGCTAATGAAATTGCTCCATCCGTTCATGCCTTTCTTAACAGAGGAACTATGGCAGACTATTTCGGAAAGAAACACAGAAGATGCATTAATTATTGCCCAGCAGAAAAAAGAAGGAGCCTTTAATGAAGAGATCATTAAAAACTTTGAAACTGCAGGAGAATTGATCTCAGGAGTTAGAAATTACCGTCAGACGAAAGGAATTTCTCCAAAAGAAACTGTTGAGATCTACACAAATGCTTCAGAATTTGCAAACGAATCCGTAATTAAAAAACTGGCAAATGTTTCCGAAATTCATTTCGGAGCAAAAACGGATAAGCCAAGCTTTACATTCCTTGTTGGTGCAACTGAAGTTTCTATTCCTTTAAGTGAAAACCTGGATTTGGGTGAAGAGAAAAAGAAAACTGAAGAAGAGCTAAAATATTTAAAAGGATTTTTAACTTCTGTAGATAAAAAACTTTCCAATGAAAAGTTTGTAGCGAATGCCAAACCCGAAGTTGTAGAAGTAGAGCGCCAGAAACAAAAAGATGCTCAGGATAAAATTGCTATTTTGGAAGAGAAACTGAAAAGTTTGTAA
- a CDS encoding GIY-YIG nuclease family protein: protein MKQYFVYILKCSDGSYYTGVTHNIETRLAQHQSGRFPESYTHKRRPVELVFFCEFNDVTQAILFENQVKGWSRKKKEAIINDNWEKLKELSVCQNKSHSDNFEKKEGFDSAQPDTV from the coding sequence ATGAAACAATACTTTGTATATATTTTAAAATGTTCCGATGGCTCTTACTATACAGGAGTTACTCATAATATTGAGACCAGATTGGCTCAGCATCAGTCTGGAAGATTTCCTGAAAGTTATACTCACAAAAGAAGACCGGTTGAACTAGTCTTCTTTTGTGAATTTAATGATGTTACTCAGGCTATTTTATTTGAAAATCAAGTAAAAGGATGGAGCCGAAAGAAAAAAGAAGCCATTATCAATGATAATTGGGAAAAGCTGAAAGAATTATCTGTTTGCCAAAATAAAAGTCACTCGGATAATTTTGAAAAAAAAGAAGGCTTCGACTCCGCTCAGCCTGACACAGTTTAA
- a CDS encoding DUF4241 domain-containing protein: MTHIENIKKLFSKNFVESPLLESFEVGKLYLSSGKLVACDPLITNDMLPFSTEFPKGNFSVLLHKERESNCVAYAEVIFSNTAIAEWKMAVTEGQDVKDLAEEEVFGYPVESGMGCLMDADTQNSLNELEKRLYHSKGVDFMGIYEEFFHDYFFDEKGAIDQYAFLKPAGDHPGTIFAFETGYGEGFYASYIAYDKDHKPVKIITEFIEIS; encoded by the coding sequence ATGACACACATAGAAAACATAAAAAAACTATTCTCAAAAAACTTTGTAGAAAGCCCTTTATTAGAGAGCTTTGAAGTTGGGAAACTCTACCTTTCAAGCGGAAAGCTCGTTGCCTGTGATCCCCTCATCACCAACGATATGCTGCCGTTTTCTACAGAATTTCCGAAAGGGAATTTTTCTGTTTTACTGCATAAAGAAAGAGAAAGCAACTGTGTAGCCTATGCAGAGGTTATTTTCAGTAATACAGCAATTGCCGAATGGAAAATGGCTGTTACAGAAGGTCAGGACGTAAAAGACCTTGCTGAAGAAGAAGTTTTCGGGTACCCTGTGGAAAGCGGGATGGGATGCCTTATGGATGCAGATACCCAGAACAGCCTTAACGAACTTGAAAAAAGATTATACCATAGTAAAGGAGTAGATTTCATGGGAATATATGAAGAATTTTTTCATGATTATTTCTTTGATGAGAAAGGAGCTATAGATCAGTATGCTTTTCTAAAGCCGGCCGGAGATCATCCCGGTACTATTTTTGCCTTTGAAACAGGATACGGTGAAGGCTTTTATGCCAGCTATATTGCTTATGATAAAGATCACAAACCTGTGAAGATAATTACTGAATTTATTGAAATAAGTTAA
- a CDS encoding ribokinase — protein sequence MNFSSEQPKIIVVGSSSIDLVLETEKIPQTNETVLAVNSDSYFGGKGANQAVGTARLGASVYFIGCVGMDPLGQQIMRNLVGEGINVGFVHETDMESTGTAYVTTSHGNAAIVVVPAANKRLSIQHIEEADRYFHTVDLILVQLEVAMEVVEYTVRKAKKYGKKVGLYASPAMRISEGIIENVDFIIAKSSELHTVFGEDKREEILKKYFNKVFVRDDTNSTIYFDGTEMKYYRNDKDETAYKMGMGDAFTSGFAIALCHGNSVEDCVKFGNEVSSRVSGGKGSQTGLPRMSDFFS from the coding sequence ATGAATTTCTCATCAGAACAACCCAAAATTATTGTTGTAGGAAGCTCTTCAATCGATCTGGTTTTAGAAACTGAAAAAATCCCTCAAACCAATGAAACCGTTTTAGCCGTTAATTCAGACAGTTATTTCGGTGGAAAAGGTGCCAATCAGGCAGTAGGAACCGCTAGACTTGGTGCCAGCGTTTATTTTATAGGATGTGTAGGAATGGACCCTTTGGGGCAGCAGATCATGCGAAACCTTGTAGGTGAAGGAATCAATGTAGGTTTCGTTCATGAAACTGATATGGAATCCACGGGCACTGCATATGTAACGACCAGCCACGGAAATGCCGCTATCGTAGTAGTTCCGGCAGCTAACAAACGCCTTAGTATTCAGCATATAGAAGAAGCAGACCGTTATTTTCATACGGTAGATCTTATACTTGTTCAGCTTGAAGTAGCTATGGAAGTTGTGGAGTATACGGTAAGAAAAGCCAAAAAGTATGGTAAAAAAGTAGGACTTTATGCCTCACCGGCAATGAGGATCAGCGAAGGAATTATCGAAAACGTAGATTTTATCATCGCAAAAAGCAGTGAATTACATACTGTTTTCGGGGAAGATAAAAGAGAAGAGATCCTGAAAAAATATTTCAATAAAGTTTTTGTAAGGGATGATACCAATTCAACCATCTATTTTGACGGAACAGAAATGAAGTACTATAGGAATGACAAGGATGAAACCGCTTACAAAATGGGAATGGGTGATGCTTTTACTTCAGGATTTGCTATAGCACTCTGCCACGGGAACTCTGTTGAAGACTGCGTAAAATTCGGAAACGAGGTTTCTTCAAGGGTTTCAGGAGGTAAAGGCTCGCAAACAGGACTTCCTAGAATGTCCGATTTCTTTTCCTAA
- a CDS encoding serine aminopeptidase domain-containing protein, which translates to MEKLELITKDYIPLAVHLFRPDKSNGKLLLINSATGVKQQVYFSFARFFSEHGFTVISYDYRGIGLSKPKNMKGFKASMRIWGSEDYKTLTRYIKTEFPEYKKYCLGHSVGALILGMNEDSTMFDEFVFVGTQNAFVGNLKFRTKVEAYLGFGIAQPLTTGLLGYFPANWFGLGESLPKNCAYDWRTLILNRKSTNRLLEKIDDYSKNLTQKVFVIRAEDDVWLTEKGVLSLLNNTYPNLKPSYRLVKISESDQKEIGHVNFFRSYNKKLWNIILNELTDQ; encoded by the coding sequence ATGGAAAAACTGGAACTTATCACAAAAGACTATATACCTTTGGCGGTTCACCTTTTCAGGCCTGATAAAAGCAACGGAAAGCTGCTTCTCATCAATTCTGCAACAGGGGTAAAACAGCAGGTCTATTTCTCGTTTGCCCGTTTCTTTTCAGAACATGGGTTTACAGTTATTTCCTATGATTACAGGGGAATCGGGCTTTCAAAACCGAAAAATATGAAAGGTTTCAAGGCTTCCATGAGAATCTGGGGTTCTGAAGATTATAAAACGCTGACCCGGTATATCAAAACAGAATTTCCGGAATATAAAAAATACTGCCTGGGGCATTCTGTAGGTGCGCTGATTCTTGGAATGAATGAAGATTCAACCATGTTTGATGAATTCGTTTTTGTGGGAACCCAGAATGCATTTGTAGGAAACCTGAAATTCAGGACCAAAGTAGAAGCTTATCTCGGATTTGGAATTGCCCAGCCACTAACTACCGGATTGTTAGGCTATTTCCCCGCCAATTGGTTTGGACTTGGAGAAAGTCTTCCAAAAAATTGTGCATATGACTGGAGAACCTTAATTTTAAACAGGAAATCAACCAACAGACTGTTGGAGAAAATTGATGACTATTCTAAAAATTTGACCCAGAAAGTGTTTGTAATCCGGGCGGAAGATGATGTGTGGCTGACAGAAAAAGGAGTATTAAGCCTTTTAAACAATACATATCCCAACCTTAAGCCTTCCTACAGGCTGGTAAAAATATCCGAATCTGACCAGAAAGAAATAGGACATGTCAATTTTTTTAGAAGCTATAATAAAAAACTCTGGAACATTATTTTAAACGAATTGACAGATCAATGA
- a CDS encoding HD domain-containing protein, with protein MKSTIENTVEFVKKKLEGAEAGHDWYHIERVWKLSKKIAETENCNQDVVEFSALLHDIADPKFHNGDETIAPKIAGEFLEEQQVPEDIIEKVLFIIKNISFKNRGELPAELPVELKIVQDADRIDAIGAIGIGRTFNFGGFKNNLMYDPEIKPSLNMSKDEYKKSNGTTINHFYEKLLLLKDMMNTQKGKELAQERHDYMLGFLDQFYKEWNVD; from the coding sequence ATGAAGAGTACAATTGAAAACACCGTAGAATTTGTAAAGAAAAAATTGGAAGGCGCTGAAGCAGGACATGACTGGTACCACATTGAAAGGGTATGGAAACTGTCGAAAAAAATTGCAGAAACAGAAAACTGTAATCAGGATGTGGTAGAATTTTCTGCGCTGTTACACGATATTGCTGACCCAAAGTTTCATAACGGAGATGAAACTATAGCCCCGAAAATTGCAGGAGAATTTCTGGAAGAACAGCAGGTTCCTGAAGATATAATCGAAAAGGTATTATTCATTATTAAAAATATTTCGTTTAAAAACAGAGGCGAGTTGCCGGCTGAGCTGCCTGTTGAACTTAAAATTGTTCAGGATGCAGACCGTATAGATGCTATCGGGGCTATTGGGATTGGAAGGACCTTTAATTTCGGAGGCTTTAAAAATAACCTCATGTATGATCCTGAAATTAAGCCCAGCCTGAATATGTCCAAAGATGAGTATAAAAAATCCAACGGCACAACAATTAATCATTTCTATGAAAAGCTCCTGCTTTTAAAAGATATGATGAATACCCAAAAAGGAAAAGAGTTGGCCCAGGAAAGACACGATTATATGCTTGGATTCCTTGACCAGTTTTACAAAGAATGGAATGTAGATTAA
- a CDS encoding DUF72 domain-containing protein, which translates to MKFGQVEDPSKIDFTLPKDHSRTKEILNQNKKGLENISIGCAKWNKTDLKGFYPKGTKDELTYYAKQFNSIELNATFYGMPTPEQVAVWKEKTPDNFKFFPKITNTVSHFRRLIDVTEPVTQFASAVMNFDQKLGMAFLQLHDNFKPKDYDRLEKFVKDWPKEVPLAIELRNTEWFTDEEIFNTTCELFETHHITNIIVDTAGRRDMLHMRLTTPNAFIRYVGANAESDYNRLDDWMQHLTKWKKEGLQNVYFFVHQNIEKASPLLSAYFIKKMNEEWKTDIHIPQMATDNNGTLF; encoded by the coding sequence ATGAAATTCGGACAAGTAGAAGACCCGTCGAAAATAGATTTCACGCTTCCTAAAGATCATTCCAGAACTAAGGAAATTTTGAACCAGAATAAAAAAGGACTTGAAAATATTTCCATCGGATGTGCAAAATGGAATAAAACCGATCTTAAAGGATTTTATCCTAAAGGAACCAAAGATGAGCTTACCTACTACGCCAAACAATTTAATTCTATTGAACTGAATGCCACTTTCTACGGAATGCCTACCCCTGAACAGGTGGCAGTCTGGAAAGAAAAAACGCCCGATAATTTTAAGTTTTTCCCAAAGATCACGAATACTGTTTCTCATTTCAGAAGACTGATTGATGTAACAGAACCGGTTACCCAATTTGCATCAGCTGTTATGAACTTTGACCAGAAATTAGGCATGGCTTTTCTACAGCTTCATGATAATTTCAAACCTAAGGATTATGACAGACTGGAGAAATTTGTGAAAGACTGGCCTAAAGAAGTTCCCCTGGCCATTGAGCTCCGCAATACCGAATGGTTTACTGACGAAGAGATTTTCAATACAACCTGTGAGCTTTTCGAAACTCATCATATTACAAATATTATAGTAGACACCGCAGGAAGAAGGGATATGCTTCATATGCGCCTTACCACACCCAACGCCTTTATAAGATATGTAGGTGCCAATGCAGAAAGTGATTACAACAGGCTGGATGACTGGATGCAGCATTTGACAAAGTGGAAAAAAGAAGGTCTTCAGAATGTCTATTTCTTTGTGCATCAGAATATTGAAAAAGCATCTCCCCTATTATCTGCCTACTTCATCAAAAAGATGAATGAAGAGTGGAAAACAGATATTCATATTCCGCAAATGGCTACTGATAATAACGGAACATTATTCTAA